A region of Toxorhynchites rutilus septentrionalis strain SRP chromosome 1, ASM2978413v1, whole genome shotgun sequence DNA encodes the following proteins:
- the LOC129763606 gene encoding larval cuticle protein A2B-like, with amino-acid sequence MAFKFVTFFALMVIANAGVIPSPAVSYVGAQASLAHVAPQAQLLETVVDDEYDPHPQYSFAYGVSDSLTGDHKSQHETRDGDVVKGAYSLVDPDGTKRTVEYVADPIHGFNAVVHREPLAVKAVAAAPLLATKTIVTQPALATYSAPLATKTLVSQPAWSSYDAPALYY; translated from the exons ATGGCATTTAAG TTCGTGACATTCTTCGCCCTGATGGTTATTGCCAACGCCGGTGTCATCCCGTCTCCGGCTGTGTCCTATGTTGGCGCTCAAGCGTCACTAGCACACGTCGCCCCGCAGGCCCAACTGCTCGAAACCGTCGTTGATGATGAGTATGATCCCCATCCACAGTATTCCTTCGCCTACGGAGTGTCGGACTCGCTGACCGGAGATCACAAGTCCCAGCATGAAACTCGTGATGGAGATGTCGTTAAAGGTGCCTATTCGCTCGTCGACCCAGATGGTACCAAACGCACCGTCGAATATGTCGCTGATCCGATTCACGGATTCAATGCCGTTGTTCACCGTGAACCACTCGCCGTGAAGGCAGTTGCAGCTGCTCCTCTTCTTGCCACCAAGACCATTGTTACCCAGCCAGCTCTTGCCACTTATTCTGCACCTCTGGCAACCAAGACTCTGGTTTCCCAGCCCGCTTGGTCCAGCTATGATGCCCCAGCTCTGTACtactga
- the LOC129780237 gene encoding cuticle protein-like encodes MAFKFVTFLALVAVARAGIIASPALSYAAAPSHLSYAAPAHQLSYAAPLTKTLVAAPLTKQVVAEEYDAHPQYSFSYGIADGHTGDQKEQHESRDGDVVKGAYSVVDPDGFKRTVEYTADPHNGFNAVVHREPLGHVKVAAAPVLAAKTIVAQPALSYAAPLAQKTIISQPTLSYAAPLAQKTIISQPAYASYAAPSLYHHCTVRSISLLSEQQQSAQNKMAFKFVTFLALVAVARAGIIASPALSYAAAPAHLSYAAPAHQLSYAAPAHQLSYAAPLTKTLVAAPLTKQVVAEEYDAHPQYSFSYGIADGHTGDQKEQHESRDGDVVKGAYSVVDPDGFKRTVEYTSDPHNGFNAVVHREPLGHVKVAAAPVLAAKTIVAQPALSYAAPLAHKTIISQPAYASYAAPSLYHH; translated from the exons ATGGCATTCAAG TTTGTGACTTTCCTCGCCCTGGTGGCTGTTGCCCGTGCTGGAATCATCGCTTCCCCAGCTCTGTCCTATGCTGCTGCTCCATCCCATCTGTCCTATGCTGCTCCAGCCCATCAACTGTCCTATGCCGCTCCATTGACCAAGACCTTGGTTGCCGCCCCACTCACCAAGCAAGTCGTTGCCGAGGAATACGACGCTCATCCTCAGTACTCCTTCTCTTACGGAATCGCTGACGGACACACCGGAGACCAGAAGGAACAGCACGAATCCCGCGATGGGGATGTTGTCAAGGGAGCTTACTCCGTTGTTGATCCAGATGGTTTCAAGCGTACCGTCGAGTACACCGCCGACCCACACAACGGATTCAACGCCGTCGTCCACCGTGAGCCACTCGGCCATGTGAAGGTCGCTGCTGCTCCAGTTCTTGCCGCCAAGACCATTGTTGCCCAGCCAGCCCTTTCTTACGCCGCTCCATTGGCCCAGAAGACCATCATCTCGCAGCCAACTCTCTCTTACGCCGCCCCATTGGCCCAGAAGACCATCATCTCCCAGCCAGCCTATGCCAGCTATGCTGCCCCATCCCTGTACCACCATT GCACAGTTCGATCAATTTCATTGCTTAGTGAACAACAGCAGTCAGCGCAGAACAAAATGGCATTCAAG TTTGTGACATTCCTCGCCCTGGTGGCCGTTGCCCGTGCTGGAATCATCGCTTCCCCAGCTCTGTCCTATGCTGCTGCTCCCGCTCATCTGTCCTATGCTGCTCCAGCCCATCAATTGTCTTATGCTGCTCCAGCTCATCAACTGTCCTATGCCGCACCACTGACCAAGACCCTGGTTGCTGCCCCACTCACCAAGCAAGTCGTTGCTGAGGAATACGATGCCCACCCACAGTACTCCTTCTCTTACGGAATCGCTGACGGACACACCGGAGACCAGAAGGAACAGCACGAATCCCGTGACGGAGATGTTGTCAAGGGAGCTTACTCCGTTGTTGATCCAGATGGTTTCAAGCGTACCGTCGAGTACACCTCGGACCCACACAACGGATTCAACGCTGTCGTCCACCGtgaaccactcggccacgtgaAGGTCGCTGCTGCTCCAGTTCTTGCCGCCAAGACCATTGTTGCCCAGCCAGCCCTGTCCTACGCCGCCCCACTTGCCCACAAGACTATCATCTCGCAGCCAGCCTATGCCAGCTATGCTGCCCCATCCCTGTACCATCACTAA
- the LOC129763600 gene encoding larval cuticle protein A3A-like, with protein MAFKFVTFLALVAVARAGLIGSPALSYAAAPAHLSYAAPAHQLSYAAPLTKTLVAAPLTKHIVADEYDAHPQYSFSYGIADGHTGDQKEQHESRDGDVVKGSYSLVDPDGFKRTVEYTADPHNGFNAVVHREPLGHVKTIAAAPVLAAKTIVAQPALSYAAPLAHKTIISQPALSYAAPLAHHQTLLAQPALSHYASPALYHH; from the exons ATGGCATTCAAG TTTGTGACCTTCCTCGCCTTGGTGGCCGTCGCTCGTGCTGGACTCATCGGCTCCCCTGCCTTGTCTTATGCTGCTGCTCCCGCCCATCTCTCCTATGCCGCTCCAGCCCATCAACTGTCCTATGCTGCCCCACTGACCAAGACCCTGGTTGCCGCTCCTCTCACCAAGCACATCGTTGCCGATGAGTACGATGCCCACCCACAGTACTCCTTCTCCTACGGAATCGCTGACGGACACACCGGAGACCAGAAGGAACAGCACGAATCCCGTGACGGAGATGTCGTCAAGGGATCTTACTCCCTCGTCGATCCAGATGGTTTCAAGCGTACCGTCGAGTACACCGCCGACCCACACAACGGATTCAACGCCGTCGTTCACCGTGAACCACTCGGCCATGTGAAGACCATTGCTGCTGCTCCAGTTCTTGCCGCCAAGACCATTGTTGCCCAGCCAGCTCTGTCCTATGCTGCCCCACTTGCCCACAAGACCATCATCTCGCAGCCAGCTCTGTCCTATGCTGCTCCTCTTGCCCATCACCAGACTCTCCTGGCCCAGCCAGCCCTCAGCCACTACGCTTCCCCAGCCCTGTACCACCactag
- the LOC129763602 gene encoding cuticle protein-like: protein MAFKFVTFCALVAVARAGLIASPGLSYAAAPAHLSYAAPLTKTLIAAPLTKQIVADEYDPNPQYSYSYGISDALTGDQKSQHETRSGDVVQGSYSVVDPDGHKRTVEYTADPHNGFNAVVHREPLGHVKTIAAAPVLAAKTIVAQPALSYAAPLAHKTIISQPALSYAAPIAHHQTLLAQPALSHYASPALYHH, encoded by the exons ATGGCATTCAAG TTTGTCACTTTCTGCGCTCTGGTGGCTGTCGCCCGCGCTGGACTCATCGCTTCCCCCGGCCTGTCCTACGCTGCTGCCCCAGCTCATCTGTCCTATGCCGCCCCACTCACCAAGACCCTGATCGCTGCTCCACTCACCAAGCAGATCGTCGCCGATGAGTACGACCCTAACCCACAGTACTCCTACTCGTACGGAATCTCCGATGCTCTGACCGGTGACCAGAAGTCCCAGCACGAGACCCGCAGCGGAGATGTTGTCCAGGGATCGTACTCCGTTGTGGACCCAGATGGCCACAAGCGCACCGTCGAGTACACCGCTGACCCACACAACGGATTCAACGCCGTCGTCCACCGTGAGCCACTCGGCCATGTTAAGACCATCGCTGCTGCTCCAGTTCTTGCCGCCAAGACCATTGTTGCCCAGCCAGCCCTGTCCTACGCCGCCCCACTTGCCCACAAGACCATCATCTCTCAGCCAGCTCTGTCCTATGCTGCTCCCATTGCTCACCACCAGACTCTCCTCGCCCAGCCAGCTCTCAGCCATTACGCTTCCCCAGCCCTGTACCATCACTAA
- the LOC129763607 gene encoding cuticle protein-like, translated as MAFKFLTICALVAVASAGLIPSPALSYAAAPAHLSYAAPLTKTLIAAPLTKQIVADEYDPNPQYSYSYGIADSLTGDQKSQEESRSGDVVKGSYSVVDPDGHKRIVEYTADPHNGFNAVVHREPIAHVKTIAAAPLLKTVVAQPALGAYAYHH; from the exons ATGGCATTCAAG TTCCTGACCATCTGCGCCTTGGTGGCCGTTGCCAGCGCTGGACTCATCCCTTCCCCTGCGCTCTCTTATGCTGCTGCCCCAGCTCATCTGTCCTATGCCGCTCCACTCACCAAGACCCTCATTGCCGCGCCTCTGACCAAGCAGATCGTTGCCGATGAGTACGACCCGAACCCACAGTACTCGTACTCGTACGGAATCGCCGATTCTCTGACCGGTGACCAGAAGTCCCAGGAAGAATCCCGCAGCGGAGATGTTGTTAAGGGATCGTACTCCGTCGTTGACCCAGATGGTCACAAGCGCATCGTCGAGTACACCGCCGATCCACACAACGGATTCAACGCCGTCGTCCATCGCGAGCCAATTGCCCACGTTAAGACTATCGCTGCCGCCCCGCTCCTCAAGACCGTTGTTGCCCAGCCAGCCCTCGGAGCATATGCCTATCACCACTAA